In one window of Micromonospora cathayae DNA:
- a CDS encoding ThuA domain-containing protein — translation MAHRRHFRSSPWLGRLSADPPNPPTDPRRPGLPRRITALAASAALTLGLLTLPAHAAAPAKPAPAAAAVKVLVFHGPVDRQDDPVARAAATIRELGSANGFSVDTSADPQVFTGGNLARYRGVVFLSADGVTLDDAQEAAFQAYVKGGGGFVGVHDAARAQPGSSWFTGLIGTRPAASLPNSEKAVAATASAENPPNETAAKAVDRSTSTKWLTFTSTGWLAARLEKPVAVKQYALTSANDFPGRDPKNWTLQGSTDGASWTDLDTRTGETFPQRFQTRQFTVDNTTAYQHYRLNITANAGEKDLQLAELWLIGPDAGPAPDATVQRATVDLTDRQHPANDGLPLTVTRSDQWINWDPSPVGRVHTLAQVEEGTYDAGLSGNGAFHPVSWCQDYDGGRSFYTGMGRTEASWTDDRQFQSHLVGGIRWAAGLVRGDCQATVAANYRIERLTTTNQAGQLDQIGEPHGLTIAADGTVFYIGKAACPSGPVVSWDDPKVGLGCGTIHQWKPDTRQVKLLTTLPVMGNRGSGNELVKNEEGLVGITLDPTFAENGWLYVYWMPHESIDRVKRIGKRTVSRFTYDAAKQSIDQATRKDLLAWDTQIHSCCHAGGGMTFDESGNLYVGTGDSNSSGGSNGYSGNNWTQDFQGVSFQDARRTSGNTNDLNGKILRIHPEPDGTYTVPAGNLFTGRESGGGKTRPEIYVMGVRNISRIAWDPVNDWLTAAWVGPDAGAPSPELGPAKYETATIITSAGNQGWPYCMGDRQPYRDRSNTDATVLTGWYDCDNLKNTSPHNTGLVDIPPARDNMIWYSPQGGGPVYPERADGSGLPTYQLGEETFTRPWLKGGGQAVMNGPTYQRETVDTDSGVAWPAYWDDKWFIGDQSNANNRVAVTVDPAAVPTQGRPAFAEDLRSIIRSGSGGTQLQSWMDAKFGPDGALYLLDYAGGFFSLHANQKLIRVAYTGGPATPRPQDAGVRAVAAGQPKTIAFSSARVGGVAWEWDFGDGSAPSREADPTHTYVDFGTYQAKLTVTYADGEKATATLEVVVGCTASDDRRTVWLLDADTGVANAPVGGGCTVNDVIDDERTWANHGQFVSHVNDVVNALRADGVLDNRAAATLNRAAAQSPIGKVGGYQPIFDGTAASLADWRQAPTGSFALRTDGSLRSSGGLGLLWYAGQEFGDFSLKVRFRDVSAEGANGNSGVFVRFPDPRTPLDQRPEGSCGTQGSARTSPAWVAIYCGHEIQIYDGTGGEPQKTGSVYNFDPVGLEQARPTPKGEWNDYEVRVVGQRYTIIRNGVVINEFDNTPGKTSSRPSDPPTDLRQFLSGFVGLQNHGTSDLVDFRDVRVREL, via the coding sequence ATGGCTCATCGACGCCATTTCCGCAGCTCCCCGTGGCTCGGACGGCTTTCCGCCGACCCACCGAACCCACCCACCGACCCGCGCCGCCCCGGCCTGCCCCGCCGGATCACCGCCCTCGCCGCCAGCGCGGCGCTCACGCTCGGCCTGCTGACCCTGCCCGCCCACGCCGCCGCGCCCGCGAAACCGGCACCGGCCGCCGCGGCGGTGAAGGTGCTGGTCTTCCACGGCCCGGTCGACCGGCAGGACGACCCGGTCGCCCGAGCCGCCGCCACGATCAGGGAACTCGGCTCGGCCAACGGCTTCTCCGTCGACACGTCGGCCGACCCGCAGGTGTTCACCGGCGGCAACCTGGCCCGCTACCGGGGCGTGGTGTTCCTGTCCGCCGACGGGGTGACTCTCGACGACGCCCAGGAGGCCGCCTTCCAGGCGTACGTGAAGGGCGGCGGCGGGTTCGTCGGCGTCCACGACGCGGCCCGCGCCCAGCCCGGCTCGTCCTGGTTCACCGGCCTGATCGGCACCCGCCCGGCCGCCAGCCTGCCCAACTCGGAGAAGGCGGTGGCCGCCACGGCGAGCGCCGAGAACCCGCCGAACGAGACCGCCGCGAAGGCCGTCGACCGGTCCACCAGCACCAAGTGGCTGACCTTCACCTCCACGGGGTGGCTGGCCGCCCGGCTGGAGAAGCCGGTCGCGGTGAAGCAGTACGCGCTGACCTCCGCCAACGACTTCCCCGGCCGCGACCCGAAGAACTGGACCCTCCAGGGCTCCACCGACGGCGCGTCCTGGACCGACCTGGACACCCGCACCGGGGAGACCTTCCCGCAGCGGTTCCAGACCCGGCAGTTCACCGTCGACAACACCACCGCGTACCAGCACTACCGGCTGAACATCACGGCCAACGCCGGCGAGAAGGACCTCCAGCTCGCCGAGCTGTGGCTGATCGGCCCGGACGCCGGACCCGCGCCGGACGCCACCGTGCAGCGCGCCACGGTCGACCTCACCGACCGTCAGCACCCGGCCAACGACGGGTTGCCGCTCACCGTCACCCGCTCCGACCAGTGGATCAACTGGGACCCGAGCCCGGTCGGCCGGGTACACACCCTCGCCCAGGTCGAGGAGGGCACCTACGACGCCGGGCTCAGCGGCAACGGCGCGTTCCACCCGGTCTCCTGGTGTCAGGACTACGACGGCGGCCGGTCCTTCTACACCGGGATGGGCCGTACCGAGGCGAGCTGGACCGACGACCGGCAGTTCCAGAGCCACCTGGTCGGCGGTATCCGGTGGGCCGCCGGCCTGGTCCGGGGCGACTGCCAGGCGACCGTCGCGGCGAACTACCGCATCGAGCGGCTGACCACCACCAACCAGGCGGGACAGCTCGACCAGATCGGTGAGCCGCACGGCCTCACCATCGCCGCCGACGGCACCGTCTTCTACATCGGCAAGGCCGCCTGCCCGAGCGGCCCGGTCGTGAGCTGGGACGACCCGAAGGTCGGCCTGGGCTGCGGCACCATCCACCAGTGGAAGCCGGACACCCGGCAGGTCAAGCTGCTCACCACCCTGCCGGTGATGGGCAACCGGGGCAGCGGCAACGAACTGGTCAAGAATGAGGAGGGCCTGGTCGGCATCACCCTCGACCCGACGTTCGCCGAGAACGGCTGGCTGTACGTCTACTGGATGCCGCACGAGTCGATCGACCGGGTCAAGCGGATCGGCAAGCGGACCGTCTCGCGCTTCACCTACGACGCGGCGAAGCAGTCGATCGACCAGGCGACCCGCAAGGACCTGCTGGCCTGGGACACCCAGATCCACAGTTGCTGCCACGCCGGCGGTGGGATGACCTTCGACGAGAGCGGCAACCTGTACGTCGGCACCGGCGACAGCAACTCCTCCGGCGGCTCCAACGGCTACTCCGGCAACAACTGGACCCAGGACTTCCAGGGCGTGTCGTTCCAGGACGCCCGCCGTACCTCGGGCAACACCAACGACCTCAACGGCAAGATCCTGCGGATCCACCCGGAGCCCGACGGGACGTACACCGTCCCCGCGGGCAACCTGTTCACCGGCCGGGAGTCCGGCGGCGGCAAGACCCGTCCGGAGATCTACGTGATGGGGGTCCGCAACATCTCCCGGATCGCCTGGGATCCGGTGAACGACTGGCTGACCGCCGCCTGGGTCGGCCCGGACGCGGGCGCGCCGAGCCCGGAGCTGGGACCGGCCAAGTACGAGACGGCCACCATCATCACCTCGGCCGGAAACCAGGGCTGGCCGTACTGCATGGGTGACCGGCAGCCGTACCGGGACCGCAGCAACACCGACGCCACCGTGCTCACCGGCTGGTACGACTGCGACAACCTGAAGAACACCTCGCCGCACAATACCGGCCTGGTCGACATCCCGCCGGCCCGGGACAACATGATCTGGTACTCGCCGCAGGGTGGCGGCCCGGTCTACCCGGAGCGTGCCGACGGCAGCGGTCTGCCGACGTACCAGCTCGGCGAGGAGACGTTCACCCGGCCGTGGCTCAAGGGCGGCGGGCAGGCCGTGATGAACGGCCCGACGTACCAGCGCGAGACGGTCGACACCGACAGCGGGGTGGCCTGGCCGGCGTACTGGGACGACAAGTGGTTCATCGGGGACCAGTCCAACGCGAACAACCGGGTCGCGGTGACCGTCGACCCGGCGGCCGTCCCGACGCAGGGCCGGCCCGCGTTCGCCGAGGACCTGCGCAGCATCATCCGCTCCGGCAGCGGCGGCACCCAGCTCCAGTCCTGGATGGACGCCAAGTTCGGCCCGGACGGCGCTTTGTACCTGCTCGACTACGCCGGCGGGTTCTTCAGCCTGCACGCCAACCAGAAGCTGATCCGGGTCGCCTACACCGGCGGTCCGGCCACGCCCAGGCCGCAGGACGCCGGGGTGCGGGCGGTCGCGGCGGGCCAGCCGAAGACGATCGCGTTCTCCAGCGCCCGGGTCGGCGGGGTGGCCTGGGAGTGGGACTTCGGTGACGGCAGCGCGCCGTCCCGCGAGGCCGACCCCACCCACACGTACGTCGACTTCGGCACCTACCAGGCGAAACTGACGGTGACCTACGCCGACGGGGAGAAGGCCACCGCCACCCTCGAGGTCGTGGTCGGTTGTACCGCCTCCGACGACCGGCGGACGGTGTGGCTGCTGGACGCCGACACGGGCGTGGCGAACGCCCCGGTCGGTGGCGGGTGCACGGTCAACGACGTGATCGACGACGAGCGGACCTGGGCCAACCACGGCCAGTTCGTCAGCCACGTGAACGACGTGGTCAACGCGCTGCGCGCCGACGGGGTGCTGGACAACCGGGCGGCGGCCACCCTGAACCGGGCGGCGGCCCAGTCGCCGATCGGCAAGGTCGGCGGATACCAGCCGATCTTCGACGGTACGGCGGCGTCGCTGGCGGACTGGCGGCAGGCGCCGACCGGGTCGTTCGCGCTGCGGACCGACGGCTCGCTGCGCAGCTCCGGCGGGCTCGGCCTGCTCTGGTACGCCGGGCAGGAGTTCGGTGACTTCTCGCTGAAGGTGCGGTTCCGGGACGTGTCCGCCGAGGGGGCCAACGGCAACAGCGGGGTGTTCGTCCGGTTCCCCGACCCGCGTACCCCGCTCGACCAGCGCCCCGAGGGAAGCTGCGGGACGCAGGGTTCGGCCCGTACCTCCCCGGCCTGGGTGGCGATCTACTGCGGCCACGAGATCCAGATCTACGACGGCACCGGTGGCGAACCCCAGAAGACCGGCTCGGTCTACAACTTCGACCCGGTCGGGCTGGAGCAGGCCCGCCCGACCCCGAAGGGGGAGTGGAACGACTACGAGGTCCGGGTGGTCGGCCAGCGCTACACGATCATCCGCAACGGCGTGGTGATCAACGAGTTCGACAACACGCCGGGGAAGACGTCGTCGCGTCCCAGTGACCCGCCGACCGACCTGCGTCAGTTCCTCAGCGGCTTCGTCGGGTTGCAGAACCACGGCACCAGCGACCTGGTCGACTTCCGGGACGTCCGGGTCCGCGAGCTGTGA
- a CDS encoding S8 family peptidase, producing MRKARPRPGRWLAAVAAVATATLAVTATVVTPAYAEGEIRNAHHPDAIPGSYLVVYADTEVTADDAQTRTRNLAARYRAKVEHTYRHALRGFAARLSEQAARRLAAEPGVAYVAQNATVRATGTQPSPPSWGLNRIDQRNLPLDSSYTYPSTAPSVTAYIIDTGIRTTHSDFGGRAVWGTNTVDGNNTDCNGHGTHVAGTVGGASYGVAKGVRLVAVKVLDCAGSGSFAAVAAGVDWVTGHHVSGPAVANMSLGGSGSDATVENAVRRSIADGVVYAIASGNSSSDACNFTPARVAEAITVNASDSADNRASFSNYGTCTDIFAPGVGITSAWSSGDTAANTISGTSMAAPHVAGAAALILNDNPGLTPAQVASTMYTNATPNKITNPGSGSPNRLLFVNGGTPDTVQVNNPGNQTSRRNVATSLQMSASGGTAPYTWSAAGLPAGLSINSSTGLISGTPTTASTYTVTVTARDAASRTGSTSFSWAVTENLDNTWACSVPAGYTYDRVTNDLNRCNPGGWAYTYRLRAPADSITVCSVPAGFTYDRVTNDLNVCNPSSFAYSYRIRVPVVGLWACSVPAGFSYSQSSNNLNVCHPSGFAYSYLLSR from the coding sequence ATGCGCAAGGCTCGTCCACGCCCGGGCCGCTGGCTCGCGGCGGTCGCCGCCGTAGCGACGGCGACGCTGGCCGTGACCGCCACCGTCGTCACCCCGGCGTACGCCGAAGGGGAGATCCGCAACGCCCACCATCCCGACGCCATCCCCGGCAGCTACCTGGTCGTCTACGCCGACACCGAGGTCACCGCCGACGACGCGCAGACCCGGACCAGGAACCTGGCCGCCCGGTACCGGGCGAAGGTCGAACACACCTACCGGCACGCCCTGCGCGGCTTCGCCGCCCGGCTCAGCGAGCAGGCCGCCCGCCGGCTCGCCGCCGAGCCGGGAGTGGCGTACGTGGCGCAGAACGCCACCGTCCGGGCCACCGGCACCCAACCCAGCCCGCCGTCCTGGGGTCTGAACCGGATCGACCAGCGCAACCTGCCGCTGGACAGCAGCTACACCTACCCCAGTACCGCGCCCTCAGTGACCGCGTACATCATCGACACCGGCATCCGCACCACGCACAGCGACTTCGGCGGCCGGGCGGTGTGGGGCACCAACACCGTGGACGGCAACAACACCGACTGCAACGGGCACGGCACGCACGTGGCCGGCACCGTCGGCGGCGCGTCCTACGGGGTCGCCAAGGGCGTCCGCCTGGTCGCGGTGAAGGTGCTCGACTGCGCCGGCTCCGGGTCCTTCGCCGCGGTCGCCGCCGGCGTCGACTGGGTCACCGGCCACCACGTCTCCGGACCGGCCGTGGCGAACATGAGCCTCGGCGGGTCGGGCAGCGACGCCACCGTCGAGAACGCGGTCCGCCGGTCCATCGCCGACGGCGTGGTGTACGCCATCGCCTCCGGCAACAGCAGCTCCGACGCCTGCAACTTCACCCCCGCCCGGGTCGCCGAGGCGATCACGGTCAACGCCTCGGACAGCGCCGACAACCGCGCCTCGTTCTCCAACTACGGCACCTGCACCGACATCTTCGCCCCCGGCGTGGGCATCACGTCCGCGTGGAGCAGCGGCGACACCGCCGCCAACACGATCAGCGGAACGTCCATGGCGGCCCCGCACGTGGCCGGTGCCGCAGCCCTGATCCTCAACGACAACCCGGGGCTGACCCCCGCCCAGGTGGCCAGCACCATGTACACCAACGCCACCCCTAACAAGATCACGAACCCGGGGAGCGGCTCCCCCAACCGGCTGCTGTTCGTCAACGGCGGCACGCCGGACACCGTGCAGGTGAACAACCCCGGGAACCAGACCTCACGGCGGAACGTGGCGACCAGCCTCCAGATGTCGGCGTCCGGCGGCACCGCCCCGTACACCTGGTCGGCGGCCGGGCTGCCCGCCGGGCTGTCCATCAACTCCTCGACCGGTCTGATCTCCGGCACCCCGACCACGGCCAGCACCTACACCGTGACGGTCACCGCCCGGGACGCCGCCAGCCGGACCGGCAGCACCTCGTTCTCCTGGGCCGTGACCGAGAACCTGGACAACACCTGGGCCTGCTCGGTACCGGCGGGCTACACGTACGACCGGGTGACCAACGACCTGAACCGGTGCAACCCCGGCGGCTGGGCGTACACGTACCGGCTGCGGGCCCCGGCGGACAGCATCACCGTCTGCTCGGTGCCGGCCGGCTTCACCTACGACCGGGTGACCAACGACCTCAACGTCTGCAACCCCAGCTCCTTCGCGTACTCCTACCGGATCCGGGTACCGGTCGTCGGGCTGTGGGCCTGCTCGGTGCCGGCCGGGTTCAGCTACAGCCAGTCCAGCAACAACCTCAACGTCTGCCACCCCAGCGGTTTCGCGTACAGCTACCTGCTGAGCCGCTGA
- a CDS encoding cobalamin-independent methionine synthase II family protein, with protein MALPTEPIGSLPRTPELLAGLADHAAGRLDRAGLDALQDQAVRDTIARLEALGSPVVTDGEQRKASFATYPLDGLDQLAPDGAVIPFADGHTRQLPRLTGGPFRYAQRAADHLRAAQRHATVPVKQAVIAPSALSLLYPADGIPGYDRDAFLDDLVDEAEADIRAALDAGAHVVQLDFTEGRLAVKLDPSKGLLESFVALNNRVLDRFDPAERARIGVHTCPGGDQDSTHSADVDYAELLPSLFALHAGVFYLQLASEPDPDRVLRTVAAHARPEQRIFVGVTDPIDPVVETPEQVRDRVLRAAEHLPPERLGTCDDCGFAPFGDDLSTSRETAWAKVRARVEGTALAAERLGV; from the coding sequence ATGGCCCTCCCCACCGAACCGATCGGCAGCCTGCCCCGTACCCCCGAACTCCTCGCCGGCCTCGCCGACCACGCCGCCGGACGGCTGGACCGGGCCGGCCTCGACGCCCTCCAGGACCAGGCCGTCCGGGACACCATCGCCCGGCTGGAAGCCCTCGGCTCGCCCGTGGTCACCGACGGCGAGCAGCGCAAAGCCAGCTTCGCCACGTACCCGCTCGACGGCCTCGACCAGCTCGCGCCGGACGGCGCGGTCATCCCGTTCGCCGACGGGCACACCCGGCAGCTGCCCCGGCTGACCGGCGGACCGTTCCGGTACGCCCAGCGTGCCGCGGACCATCTCCGGGCGGCGCAGCGGCACGCCACCGTACCGGTCAAGCAGGCGGTGATCGCGCCGTCCGCGCTGAGCCTGCTCTACCCCGCCGACGGCATCCCCGGCTACGACCGGGACGCCTTCCTCGACGACCTGGTCGACGAGGCCGAGGCGGACATCCGGGCCGCCCTCGACGCCGGCGCGCACGTGGTGCAGCTCGACTTCACCGAGGGCCGCCTGGCGGTGAAACTCGACCCGTCCAAGGGGCTGCTGGAGTCGTTCGTGGCGCTCAACAACCGGGTCCTGGACCGGTTCGACCCGGCCGAGCGGGCCCGGATCGGCGTGCACACCTGCCCCGGCGGCGACCAGGACTCCACGCACAGCGCCGACGTCGACTACGCCGAGCTGCTGCCCAGCCTGTTCGCGCTGCACGCCGGAGTGTTCTACCTGCAACTCGCCAGCGAGCCCGACCCGGACCGGGTGCTGCGCACGGTCGCCGCGCACGCCCGCCCCGAGCAGCGGATCTTCGTCGGCGTGACCGACCCGATCGACCCGGTGGTGGAGACCCCGGAACAGGTCCGCGACCGGGTGCTGCGGGCCGCCGAACACCTCCCGCCGGAACGGCTCGGCACCTGCGACGACTGCGGTTTCGCGCCGTTCGGTGACGACCTGTCCACCTCCCGGGAGACCGCCTGGGCCAAGGTGCGGGCCCGCGTCGAGGGCACCGCGCTGGCCGCCGAACGTCTGGGGGTGTGA
- the htpG gene encoding molecular chaperone HtpG, translated as MSNGAETREFQAEARQLLQLMVHSIYSNKDVFLRELVSNASDALDKLRLESMVDKDLDVDTSDLHVEIEVDRENRTLTVRDNGIGMSRDDVVALIGTIAKSGTAELLRKLKESQDANASQELIGQFGVGFYATFMVADRVELLTRRAGQTGGTRWESTGEGTYTVEAVDDAPQGTSVTVHLKPEDSEDNLFDYTAEWKIREIVKRYSDFIAWPIRMTVQRPGEEEGTTTTEVQTLNSMKALWARPRNEVDEAEYKEFYKHLSHDWVDPLEIIHMRGEGTFEYEALLFVPSHAPYDLFMREGKRGVQLYVKRVFIMDDCEALMPDYLRFVKGVVDAHDLSLNISREILQQDRQIRVVRRRLVKKVLATVRTMQTEQPERYRTFWTEFGRAVKEGLIDDTENRDTLLEITSLASTHHETELTTLAGYVERMKDGQSDIYYLTGESRAMIENSPHMEAFRAKGYEVLILTDPVDEVWVERVGEFDGRPLRSIAKGQVDLDTEEERKSAEPEREQQRKDFAPLLTWLGEQLTDEVREVRLSSRLTTSPACIVGDAHDLTPTLEKMYRAMGQDLPPVKRILELNPTHPLVTGLRKAHEQGTDTEALTETAELLHGMALLAEGGELADPARFTRILADRLARAL; from the coding sequence GTGAGCAACGGGGCCGAGACGCGCGAGTTCCAGGCCGAGGCACGTCAGCTGCTCCAGCTGATGGTCCACTCGATCTATTCCAACAAGGACGTCTTCCTGCGGGAACTCGTCTCGAACGCGTCCGACGCGCTGGATAAGCTCCGGCTGGAGTCGATGGTCGACAAGGATCTCGACGTCGACACCTCCGACCTGCACGTCGAGATCGAGGTCGACCGGGAGAACCGCACCCTCACCGTCCGGGACAACGGCATCGGCATGTCCCGCGACGACGTGGTCGCCCTGATCGGCACGATCGCCAAGTCCGGTACCGCCGAGCTGCTGCGCAAGCTGAAGGAGTCCCAGGACGCCAACGCCTCCCAGGAACTCATCGGCCAGTTCGGCGTCGGGTTCTACGCCACGTTCATGGTCGCCGACCGGGTGGAGCTGCTGACCCGGCGGGCCGGGCAGACCGGCGGCACCCGGTGGGAGTCCACCGGCGAGGGCACGTACACCGTCGAGGCGGTCGACGACGCCCCGCAGGGCACCTCGGTCACCGTGCACCTCAAGCCGGAGGACAGCGAGGACAACCTCTTCGACTACACCGCCGAGTGGAAGATCCGGGAGATCGTCAAGCGGTACTCGGACTTCATCGCCTGGCCGATCCGGATGACGGTGCAGCGGCCCGGCGAGGAGGAGGGCACGACCACCACCGAGGTGCAGACCCTCAACTCGATGAAGGCCCTCTGGGCCCGCCCCCGCAACGAGGTCGACGAGGCCGAGTACAAGGAGTTCTACAAGCACCTCAGCCACGACTGGGTGGACCCGCTGGAGATCATCCACATGCGGGGCGAGGGCACCTTCGAGTACGAGGCCCTGCTGTTCGTGCCCAGCCACGCCCCGTACGACCTGTTCATGCGGGAGGGCAAGCGCGGGGTCCAGCTGTACGTCAAGCGCGTCTTCATCATGGACGACTGCGAGGCGCTCATGCCGGACTACCTGCGCTTCGTCAAGGGTGTGGTGGACGCGCACGACCTGTCGCTGAACATCTCCCGGGAGATCCTCCAGCAGGACCGGCAGATCCGGGTGGTGCGCCGCCGCCTGGTCAAGAAGGTGCTCGCCACCGTCCGGACCATGCAGACCGAGCAGCCCGAGCGGTACCGCACGTTCTGGACCGAGTTCGGCCGGGCCGTCAAGGAAGGACTCATCGACGACACCGAGAACCGGGACACCCTGCTCGAGATCACCTCGCTCGCCTCGACCCACCACGAGACCGAGCTGACCACCCTCGCCGGGTACGTCGAGCGGATGAAGGACGGCCAGTCCGACATCTACTACCTGACCGGCGAGTCCCGGGCGATGATCGAGAACTCGCCGCACATGGAGGCGTTCCGCGCCAAGGGGTACGAGGTGCTGATCCTCACCGACCCGGTGGACGAGGTGTGGGTGGAACGCGTCGGCGAGTTCGACGGCCGGCCGCTGCGCTCGATCGCCAAGGGCCAGGTCGACCTGGACACCGAGGAGGAACGCAAGAGCGCCGAACCGGAGCGGGAGCAGCAGCGCAAGGACTTCGCCCCGCTGCTGACCTGGCTCGGTGAGCAGTTGACGGACGAGGTGCGGGAGGTGCGGCTGTCCAGCCGGTTGACCACCTCGCCGGCCTGCATCGTGGGTGACGCGCACGACCTGACCCCCACCCTGGAGAAGATGTACCGGGCGATGGGGCAGGATCTCCCGCCGGTCAAGCGGATCCTCGAACTGAACCCGACGCACCCGCTGGTCACCGGCCTGCGCAAGGCCCACGAGCAGGGCACCGACACCGAGGCGCTGACCGAGACCGCCGAGCTGCTGCACGGCATGGCGCTGCTCGCCGAGGGCGGGGAACTGGCCGACCCGGCCCGGTTCACCCGGATCCTCGCCGACCGGCTCGCCCGGGCGCTCTGA
- a CDS encoding GerMN domain-containing protein, producing the protein MAGGRAVGTAAGLLVLVGLLALAGCGVTGEREPRTVTPPQGPFPALSSPAPAVTETGALVEQLCYVRDDRLVLVDRRVRIPQTPREQIRLLLDGPVGAERGAGLTSTLTGVNVVTGVRVAGGEATVEVGERLAGTGRNDEVLAFGQIVCTLTSRPDVDRVIFVQAGERLGVPRADGSLSTGPLTVADYSAMITPR; encoded by the coding sequence ATGGCTGGCGGCAGGGCAGTCGGCACGGCGGCCGGGCTGCTCGTGCTGGTCGGGCTGCTGGCGCTGGCCGGGTGCGGGGTCACCGGGGAACGCGAACCCCGGACGGTTACCCCGCCCCAGGGTCCGTTTCCGGCGCTCAGCTCCCCCGCCCCGGCGGTGACCGAGACCGGCGCGCTGGTCGAGCAGTTGTGCTACGTCCGCGACGACAGGCTGGTCCTGGTGGACCGGCGGGTCCGCATCCCGCAGACGCCGCGCGAGCAGATCCGGCTGCTGTTGGACGGCCCGGTCGGCGCGGAACGCGGCGCGGGACTGACCAGCACCCTGACCGGGGTGAACGTGGTCACCGGCGTCCGGGTGGCGGGTGGGGAGGCCACCGTGGAGGTGGGCGAGCGGTTGGCCGGCACCGGGCGCAACGACGAGGTGCTCGCCTTCGGGCAGATCGTCTGCACGCTGACCAGCCGACCCGACGTGGACCGGGTCATCTTCGTGCAGGCCGGGGAACGGCTCGGGGTGCCCCGGGCCGACGGTTCCCTGTCCACCGGCCCGCTGACCGTCGCCGACTACTCCGCCATGATCACGCCCCGCTGA
- a CDS encoding sensor histidine kinase, which yields MRRAGLRTRVSAGFAAGALALSTSIALASYQLTRSSLLAERERTAVRAAYFDAAIVQSGLTGDRPDVIEVLRSLDTGGNRRAVLRRDGIWYARNVDAGVTTGIPARLQDLVADGTPAVQRIRVDGQPAVVVGVPLSATTAFYEVDYLQELEDTLRTVALVLTAVAVTTAAAGAAIGWHVTRYVLRPLRSVSDAAEEITAGDLTARLDPATEPDLARLTTSFNSMVDQLSRRLERDRRFAADVSHELRSPLQTLAAAASVLDRRREHLDDRTRTATDLITDEIARFQALVNDLLELARSDQPAERTPVAVADLARQVCRGRGLPENLVTATGPGTWLVDRRRVEQLLGNLLDNAVRYGGGPCAVRLSAGDGTYRVEVDDDGPGVDPQDRTVIFDRFVRGRGANARGGSDGTGLGLALVAQHAAAHGGRALVDDRPGGGARFRVELREPRC from the coding sequence ATGCGACGGGCCGGTCTGCGTACCCGGGTCAGCGCCGGCTTCGCCGCCGGCGCGTTGGCGCTGTCCACCTCGATCGCGCTCGCGTCGTACCAGTTGACCCGCAGTTCGCTGCTGGCCGAACGGGAACGCACCGCGGTCCGGGCGGCCTACTTCGACGCCGCCATCGTGCAGTCCGGGCTGACCGGTGACCGGCCCGACGTCATCGAGGTGCTGCGGTCCCTGGACACCGGCGGCAACCGCCGGGCGGTGCTGCGCCGCGACGGCATCTGGTACGCCCGCAACGTGGACGCCGGTGTCACCACCGGCATTCCCGCCCGTTTGCAGGACCTGGTGGCCGACGGCACCCCGGCGGTGCAGCGGATCCGGGTCGACGGGCAACCGGCCGTGGTGGTCGGGGTGCCGCTCTCGGCCACCACCGCGTTCTACGAGGTGGACTACCTCCAGGAACTGGAGGACACGCTGCGGACGGTGGCCCTGGTGCTCACCGCCGTCGCGGTCACCACCGCCGCGGCCGGCGCGGCGATCGGCTGGCACGTCACCCGGTACGTGCTGCGACCGCTGCGGTCGGTCAGCGACGCCGCCGAGGAGATCACCGCCGGTGACCTGACCGCCCGGTTGGACCCGGCCACCGAGCCGGACCTGGCCCGGCTGACCACCTCGTTCAACAGCATGGTCGACCAGTTGTCCCGGCGGTTGGAGCGGGACCGCCGGTTCGCCGCCGACGTCAGCCACGAGCTGCGGTCGCCGTTGCAGACCCTGGCCGCCGCGGCGAGTGTGCTGGACCGGCGGCGGGAGCACCTCGACGACCGGACCCGTACCGCGACGGACCTGATCACCGACGAGATCGCCCGGTTCCAGGCGCTCGTCAACGACCTGCTCGAACTGGCCCGCAGCGACCAGCCGGCCGAGCGGACCCCGGTGGCCGTCGCCGACCTGGCCCGGCAGGTGTGCCGGGGGCGGGGCCTACCGGAGAACCTGGTCACCGCCACCGGCCCCGGCACCTGGCTGGTCGACCGGCGGCGGGTCGAGCAGCTCCTGGGCAACCTGCTGGACAACGCGGTCCGCTACGGCGGCGGCCCCTGCGCGGTACGGCTCAGCGCCGGCGACGGCACGTACCGGGTGGAGGTGGACGACGACGGGCCGGGCGTCGACCCGCAGGACCGGACCGTGATCTTCGACCGGTTCGTCCGGGGCCGGGGGGCCAACGCCCGGGGCGGCAGCGACGGCACCGGACTCGGGTTGGCGCTGGTGGCGCAGCACGCCGCCGCCCACGGCGGGCGGGCGCTGGTGGACGACCGGCCCGGCGGTGGCGCCCGGTTCCGGGTCGAGCTGCGGGAGCCCCGGTGCTGA